The DNA sequence TGTGTTGTCATCAGGGAAAACAGAAATGGCATCGATCCCAGGCAGGGTGGTGCCAAGCGTGAATGTGGTACTCCCAGGAGCAGCTGCGGTGGGTGTGGGAACCTCCACGGAGGCTGTGCTCTCAGGTGCCGTGTTCGTGCTCATGGCAGTGACCGTGGGGCTAGCAGAAGCACCCCGAGCTGTCCCCTCAACCATTGTGCCACTGCTAGTTTCAGTCGGAGCAGTGGTGCTTGTTACAGCAGTAGCTGTGTCGCCCTCGAGGGAAGTGGCCTCTTGTCTGGCGGCAGTGGTATCAGCCGACAGGGTGATGGTCTCAGATGCAGAGGTAGTGGTTGTAGGTGAGAGGGCAGCAGTCAGGGCATCTGCGGTAGGTGTAATTTGAGCTATGCTAGTTACAGTATCATTTGTCCCTCTAACTGCTGTCCTGGTGCTATGTGCAAAGATGGTAGttgtttctgtgtgtgatgcAGTAGTTGCTTGTACAGAATTCTCAGATGGCTGCTTTTTTGGTCCATGTTGACAAGATATGGGCTTATGAGATTTTAGGGTGTTAGTTTGGAGTTGAAATGGATGAGATTTTACTGGACAAGGTTTGTGCAGCCGACACTCGGGAGCATGTAGAAACTTCGGGTAAGTTGGGGACTGGTTAACATAATGCAAAGGTCCCATCTTCCTTGGTTTATTTTTGAAAGCTAGAGGCTGGCTTCTGGCAGAATTGCATCCTTGAGACTTTTTGGCTGCAGACTTAGCACTTCTTTTTGAAGTAGAGCTGGAGTCTGGTAAATTGCTTGGTGGAGACCTCTTAGAAGaaactgtctttgttttattcttcaaaagTTCAGAATTTGGCTCTTTAGATTTAGGAACCAGATGGCTCCTTATTGTACTGCGGGAAGATGCTTTCTGTTTAAGTGCAGGTGTGGCAACTAGAGCTTCTCCTTTTAGGGTCTTTACAGTTGATTTTAGTGTAGCCCTGGCATCTGAAGACCTTTGTCCTGTCTTGGGTGAAGATGATGTTTGCTTGGATGTAGACATGGTAACTTCTGAATGTTTCTTTCCAGACTcagcagttttcttcttttttacagCAGTCTTGGGAGATAACTGTTCAGACTTAGCTAGAGTCAGTTTTTGTGTAGACTTGTGGACTAAGTTCTGGCTTTTTGAAGTTGATTTTTGAGGCTGCTTTTGTTCAATCTTGTTAGCTAAAAATTGCTTTTTGGTAGAGACTAACCTTTTTGCTGCATCTTGGGAAGATAATGAGTGCTTGAATGTTGACTCGGATGttggagattttttaaatttagatgcTAGAGATTGATTTGGTAAAACTGATGAAGATGATTTTGGTTGAGACCTGGTAAGTGAAGCCTGGCTTGCTGAATGCTTTGATCTCTGGGCTTGGGATTTTGTTAGTTCATCCTGAGCATGTGAAGATGTGGCTTTTCTGATTTTGGAAGGTGAATGTAGCCTTGATAACTTTTGTCCTGACTGGTCATGAGTTTCAAGACTCTCACTTGTCtgcaaataaaaaacatacaAGTAAAGAATTAAATATGTGTGACATCAAGTCACATTGGctgtatttaaaaatagtcactggtaaaaatttaaaaataaacatttaaaattttttaatggattttatttccatttcttttttaaaatctagtttttggaacagttttaggttcatagcaaaattgagtggaaggtACACACAGTCACAGTTTCCATGTACTCCCTGCCTCCACATACACAGTCTCTCCAACTATCAACATCTCACACCAGAATGCTACATCAGTGAACTTACATTGACTTATCATTATCAtataaagtccatagtttattaGAATTCACTTTTAGTGTtgtacattcttgggttttgacaagtgtataatgacatgtatctaccattatagTACCTTATGGAATGGATCCACtatcctaaaaatcctctgtgctctacctGATTATTTCTCCTAACCTCTATCAGCCACAGCTGACGTTTTCATTGTCTACATAGTTTTGCTTTTACCAGACTGTGATATAGTTGCAATCATGCAGTATGCATCTTTTACAGATTGGCTTCCATCACTTAGTAATTGTATTTAAGTTTCCTCgatgtcttttcatggtttgatagctcTTTTTTTActgtcaaataatattccattacctGGATGTatcagttcatttattcattcactaccaaggaggacatcttggttgctacCAAttcttggcaattatgaatagaactgttataaacatccatgtgcacatttttttgtgtgtggatatGTTTCTAATATTCCCCTTATGAAGTTTTTTATATTCCCATTGTATGAATTTATAGAAAGGTACACAATAATCAAAGTTCatggcaattatttttaaaacaacaaagcatACATTATCCTGGTGATAAACACAACGATATATTACTCTATGGTATTTTTGTGGTACATAAttgatatgaaaatatgtttctttttctaaatgagaagaaaattacCTGTGGAAGAGTGTTGAAAACTTACCAAGAAGAATGTAGTGAAGTTCAAGATGAACATAGATAAGATGAGGACCTTCATCTTTTCTTCTTGGACTCtgtaaggaaacaaaaagaataaaaagaacccATCTTTAATAGTGTAGTGATATATAGGTTATTCAAATTCATATTCATTTTAGTAAATTTTGTTATTAAGATTTCTCAGGATGCCATACTATCACTAAATAAT is a window from the Manis javanica isolate MJ-LG chromosome 5, MJ_LKY, whole genome shotgun sequence genome containing:
- the LOC140849389 gene encoding uncharacterized protein, encoding MKVLILSMFILNFTTFFLTSESLETHDQSGQKLSRLHSPSKIRKATSSHAQDELTKSQAQRSKHSASQASLTRSQPKSSSSVLPNQSLASKFKKSPTSESTFKHSLSSQDAAKRLVSTKKQFLANKIEQKQPQKSTSKSQNLVHKSTQKLTLAKSEQLSPKTAVKKKKTAESGKKHSEVTMSTSKQTSSSPKTGQRSSDARATLKSTVKTLKGEALVATPALKQKASSRSTIRSHLVPKSKEPNSELLKNKTKTVSSKRSPPSNLPDSSSTSKRSAKSAAKKSQGCNSARSQPLAFKNKPRKMGPLHYVNQSPTYPKFLHAPECRLHKPCPVKSHPFQLQTNTLKSHKPISCQHGPKKQPSENSVQATTASHTETTTIFAHSTRTAVRGTNDTVTSIAQITPTADALTAALSPTTTTSASETITLSADTTAARQEATSLEGDTATAVTSTTAPTETSSGTMVEGTARGASASPTVTAMSTNTAPESTASVEVPTPTAAAPGSTTFTLGTTLPGIDAISVFPDDNTTARAVPEEDIPDPGEYVYNSDDYDPVPEYEYDQELVEDSTAIPAANATGPVTPSTPEATSPVQNAS